AGACAGCAATAACAAAGAAGTTATGTTTTCACCACTTAATCAATGGAAATCAAAATCATACGTTCTAAAGTGTAATAAATTAATTGAAGATGTTGCTGGTAATAATTTAGAACGCTTGTTTGATAGAGATGTCCAAAAGGAAAGCCTTTCTCCTACTTTAGAGCGTATATTTTCTCTACAGAATTAACTATTTTAAAATTCAACTTTCTTCAATACCATCTTCTTTCATTAACTCAAAACCGTAATCTCTTAATGAAGAGATTATAGCTATTGAACGTTTACCTTTTTCAGTTATACTATAAAGTGTTTTTACAGGCACTTCAGGAATTATTTCTTTTTGAATAAAACCATCTAAAACAAGTTCTTTAAGAGTTTTACTTAACATTCTATCAGAAGCTCTATTAATACTCTTTTTTAGTTCAGAAAATCGCCAAGATCTATCTTTTACACGCCAAAGCACTGGCATTTTATACAGTCCTCCTATTTTATCAAAAACATATTCTACAGGTGTGTAATAGCGTTTTTTATCTTTTAAAAAGTCAGGCATACTTACATTAATGTTAGTTACTTACAAATATAGGTATTTGTAAAACCTATTCAACTGTAAAATAACTTTGTAAGAGTAATTAATAAAAATAAATATGTTATCACAAATAAAAGAAACTCAGAACTATGTTCATTTTCATGGTGCGGAGTATAAAGGGAAAATAGCAATGGTTGTTAGTAGTCCAACGGTATCAAACCAAACTGGCTGGCCTATTGGTTTTTGGGCTGCAGAATTAACTCATCCTCTCCATGTATTTCAAGAAGCTGGTTACGAAGTAGAGATAGTTTCTACAGAAGGAGGCAAAATTGAAATGGATGGATATTCAAATCCTACGGATGAAAGTGGTTATTCTGCTCATGATGTAATTACACTAGGTTACATGCAACAGGACTCATTTAAAGAAATACTTAGTAATACCAAAAGTATTTCTGAAATAAATCAAAATGAATATGATGCAATATTTTTAGTTGGTGGTCAAGCACCGATGTATACTTTCAGAGGTAATGAAGAGTTGGCTAAACTTTTTGCAGCATTTTATGAAGCCAATAAACCGAGTGCAGCCGTTTGTCATTCAACAACTTTATTGTTAGAAGCAAAAACATCTGATGGTGAATTGTTAGTCAAAGGAAAAACATGGACTGGATTTGCTAATTCAGAAGAAGATTTTGCTGATAGCGCAGTGGGTATGAAAATACAACCTTATCGCATTGAAGATGAAGCTAGAAAATTATTAAATACAACTTTTAAAGTAGCCGATCCTTTCACTTCCTATGTTATACAAGATGGTAATCTTATTACTGGTCAACAACAAAATTCAGGTTTTGTTGCAGCAAAAACAATTGTTAACGTATTGAATAATAGATGAAAACATTAGCGTTTATAGGAATAGGAAATGTGGGTTTTGCACTTGCAAATAACTTACAGAGTAAAGGTTACAACATAATTATTACATCAGATAATCCCGATTCAAATAGTGTAAGAGAAGCATTAAAAAAGAACGTAAATTTTAGTGTAGAAAAAGTTCAAAATGCAATTAATTTATCAGACATCGTTTTTTTGGCAACTCCTTTTAAGGTAAATGAAATCCTTTTAGGTAATCTAGATTTTCAAGGTAAAACACTTGTGGATTGTACAAATCCTGTAGGAATTGGAATTTCACATGGATTAAAAAGTGAGATTTCCGGTTCAGAGAAAATTCAGGAATGGGCTTCTTCGGCTAAAGTGGTAAAAGCATTTACAATCTATGGATTTGAAAATTTTAATGATCCATCTTATTTAGATTCTGATTATAAACCTGTTATGCTTTTTGCAGGGAGCGATTCAAATTCAAAGCTTGAAATATCGGAGATAATTAAAGATTCTGGTTTTTATCCAAAAGATGTTGGGAATTTAGATCAAGCACTGCATTTAGAACATATGACATTACTTTGGGTAAAAATGGTTAGAAGAGATGGACATCATCCTAATTTTATGTGGTCTTATTTTGAAAAGTAGTATATAGATAGAAGTAAAAAAGCGAGAATATCTAATTCTCGCTTTTTAATACAGTTATCGTAAATATTTATGAAAGAAAGCACTTGTTTTTTCAACTGCTAGGTTCACTTCTTTTTCTTGATCATAAAAGGCGAATTGATGCATAGGTGAAGGTAAATCTGTTTCTACCCAAACCAATTCTTTATCTTTTGAAGGCACAGTATTAAAGTATTTCTTGGTATAATCTGGTAACACACTTCCATCCGAATGAATCATTAATAAAGGTTTTTCTAAGTTTTTAGCAGATGGAAATGGATTAAGAGTTAACCAATCTTCCCAAGTAGCAACCGCAAATTGATCTGCATTCCATTGTGGAATTGCTCCTCTTTCTGGATTTAAGTAATAATCAAACTCTCCAAACATAGCCGCGGTTTCATCCGTTGTAGAAATGGCTTTGATATAAGAGAATTCTCCAGTCTCTGCATATTTCTTTTTAGCATCTTTGGCTTGTTTAATTTTCGTTTGAACACCTTCTTCACCTCCATAAAATAACTTTACTGCTTCAGCATCATGCAACCAAGAAGCTGTAGTTGCCACGGCTTTAATATCTGTATCTTCTGAAGCTGCCATAAGTGTAT
This genomic window from Tenacibaculum sp. 190524A05c contains:
- a CDS encoding helix-turn-helix domain-containing protein, which translates into the protein MPDFLKDKKRYYTPVEYVFDKIGGLYKMPVLWRVKDRSWRFSELKKSINRASDRMLSKTLKELVLDGFIQKEIIPEVPVKTLYSITEKGKRSIAIISSLRDYGFELMKEDGIEES
- a CDS encoding alpha/beta hydrolase; amino-acid sequence: MNKLCIGILTVLLIVISCKPSTKKDQNKIIETTQKQKTMKRVTFKSEGLNLVGNLYYPSNYEEEKKYPTIVSSGSWTTVKEQMAGLYAKQLAENGFITFAFDFRNYGESEGVPRSWENPTMKIQDIKNAIDYLKTLPEVDSDNIGAFGVCAGSMYTLMAASEDTDIKAVATTASWLHDAEAVKLFYGGEEGVQTKIKQAKDAKKKYAETGEFSYIKAISTTDETAAMFGEFDYYLNPERGAIPQWNADQFAVATWEDWLTLNPFPSAKNLEKPLLMIHSDGSVLPDYTKKYFNTVPSKDKELVWVETDLPSPMHQFAFYDQEKEVNLAVEKTSAFFHKYLR
- a CDS encoding type 1 glutamine amidotransferase domain-containing protein; protein product: MLSQIKETQNYVHFHGAEYKGKIAMVVSSPTVSNQTGWPIGFWAAELTHPLHVFQEAGYEVEIVSTEGGKIEMDGYSNPTDESGYSAHDVITLGYMQQDSFKEILSNTKSISEINQNEYDAIFLVGGQAPMYTFRGNEELAKLFAAFYEANKPSAAVCHSTTLLLEAKTSDGELLVKGKTWTGFANSEEDFADSAVGMKIQPYRIEDEARKLLNTTFKVADPFTSYVIQDGNLITGQQQNSGFVAAKTIVNVLNNR
- a CDS encoding NADPH-dependent F420 reductase, coding for MKTLAFIGIGNVGFALANNLQSKGYNIIITSDNPDSNSVREALKKNVNFSVEKVQNAINLSDIVFLATPFKVNEILLGNLDFQGKTLVDCTNPVGIGISHGLKSEISGSEKIQEWASSAKVVKAFTIYGFENFNDPSYLDSDYKPVMLFAGSDSNSKLEISEIIKDSGFYPKDVGNLDQALHLEHMTLLWVKMVRRDGHHPNFMWSYFEK